One window from the genome of Dyadobacter sp. CECT 9275 encodes:
- a CDS encoding efflux RND transporter permease subunit produces MFNQFIRRPVFAIVISVMIVFIGILAIEKLPISQFPDIAPTTVNIFIAYPGASADVLVKSTLITLEQAINGVQDMRYIATDATSAGEATLRIIFEPGTDPNVAVIRVKTRVDQVMPLLPELVQREGVIISPVQPSMLMYVNLYSKEKSIDEKFLFNYATVKMIPEIQRTKGIARAQILGSRRYAMRLWLNPERMRAYNVSTEEVMKAVGEQSIVGRPGRIGQSSGIAAQSLEYVLTYKGRYDKPEEYENIIIRANAQGESIHLRDIAKVELGSEFFDIYSNLDGHASAAIVLRQNYGSNASDVIEEVKKKLDIMKQSFPPGVDYKISYDVSQFLDASIEQVIDTLRDAFILVALVVFIFLGDWRSTLIPILAVPVSLIGAFFVIQGFGLSINLITLFALVLAIGIVVDDAIVVVEAVHAKFEEEPGISPYNAVKKVLSEISGAIIAITAVMVSVFLPISFMSGPVGTFYRQFSITMASSIVISALIALTLTPVLCAMLLQNHHGHPKKKNFLTKSLDAFNRVFDKLTGRYVGLLKRIASRRVVTWAVLLAFCAGILYVNKILPAGFIPNEDQSTIYAIIQTPPGSTLEKTNEVSRRLQKICEEVDGIESVSSLAGYEIMTEGRGSNAGTCLINLKPWHERDKNVKEIMEELEEETRGLGAVVEFFEPPAIPGFGTSGGFSMRLLDKTTDTDYSEFDKINKKFMSDLAKRPELTGLFTFFAANYPQYELQIDNKLAMQKGVSIGKAMDNLNIMIGSTYEQGFTRFNQFFKVYVQSDPSFRRLPSDLLKLFVKNEAGEMVPYSSFMTLKKGQGPNEITRFNLYNSAAIQGLPAKGYTTADAIQAIREVAAKTLPKGYDIAFEGLSYDESIRGNESLVVFLIVLAFVYFVLAAQYESFIIPFAVVLSLPVGVFGSFLLLKMMGLENNIYAQIGLIMLVGLLGKNAVLIVEFAVQKRHQGETILNAAIEGAKVRFRPILMTSFAFVAGLIPLIIASGAGAIGNRTIGASAMGGMLFGTIFGVIIIPGLYVIFGTLADGRKLIKDEEDGSLSEQFVHAVDAFPQTQETQNDAQ; encoded by the coding sequence ATGTTTAATCAATTCATAAGAAGACCTGTATTTGCCATCGTGATTTCGGTCATGATCGTCTTTATAGGCATCCTGGCGATTGAGAAATTACCTATTTCTCAATTTCCGGATATTGCTCCAACAACTGTAAACATTTTCATCGCCTACCCAGGTGCCAGTGCCGACGTACTGGTGAAATCTACCCTGATTACACTGGAACAGGCCATCAACGGTGTGCAGGATATGCGGTATATCGCAACCGATGCCACCAGTGCGGGGGAGGCCACGTTAAGGATCATCTTTGAGCCCGGGACGGACCCCAACGTAGCCGTGATCCGGGTAAAAACAAGGGTGGATCAGGTGATGCCTCTCTTACCAGAACTGGTTCAGCGTGAAGGGGTTATTATCTCGCCTGTTCAGCCCAGTATGCTGATGTACGTCAACCTTTATTCCAAGGAAAAAAGCATTGACGAAAAATTCCTTTTCAACTATGCCACTGTGAAAATGATCCCTGAAATTCAGCGGACAAAGGGTATAGCAAGGGCACAAATCCTGGGTAGCCGCCGTTACGCGATGCGTCTTTGGTTAAATCCCGAACGCATGCGGGCTTACAACGTGTCTACGGAAGAAGTGATGAAAGCCGTGGGAGAACAAAGTATTGTTGGGCGGCCTGGTCGGATCGGGCAAAGCTCGGGTATAGCGGCCCAGTCGCTGGAATATGTACTTACCTACAAAGGAAGGTATGATAAGCCGGAGGAGTATGAAAACATTATCATCCGCGCCAATGCCCAGGGTGAAAGCATACACCTCAGGGACATTGCCAAAGTGGAGCTGGGGAGTGAATTCTTTGATATCTATTCCAACCTGGACGGACACGCTTCGGCGGCGATTGTATTAAGACAAAATTACGGCAGTAATGCCAGTGACGTAATTGAGGAGGTAAAAAAGAAGCTTGATATAATGAAACAGTCCTTTCCTCCGGGTGTGGATTACAAAATCAGCTATGACGTATCGCAGTTTCTGGATGCATCTATCGAGCAGGTGATCGATACCTTGCGCGACGCATTTATTCTTGTGGCCCTGGTGGTATTTATTTTCCTGGGCGACTGGCGGTCAACGCTGATCCCGATCCTGGCGGTTCCGGTATCGTTGATCGGGGCGTTCTTCGTCATACAGGGCTTCGGGCTTTCCATTAACCTGATCACCCTCTTTGCGCTCGTACTTGCCATTGGTATTGTGGTCGATGATGCGATTGTCGTCGTCGAGGCCGTCCATGCCAAGTTTGAGGAGGAACCGGGCATATCACCTTACAATGCTGTAAAAAAGGTACTTTCAGAGATCAGTGGCGCCATTATTGCCATTACCGCCGTCATGGTATCCGTGTTCCTTCCGATCTCGTTCATGTCCGGCCCCGTGGGGACTTTCTACAGGCAATTCTCGATCACCATGGCAAGCTCTATTGTGATTTCTGCCCTGATCGCCCTGACACTTACCCCTGTACTGTGCGCCATGCTGCTGCAAAACCACCATGGACATCCAAAGAAGAAAAATTTCCTGACGAAATCACTCGATGCTTTCAACCGGGTTTTTGACAAATTAACCGGACGGTATGTAGGCCTGTTAAAGCGTATTGCTAGCCGCAGGGTAGTGACATGGGCCGTGTTGCTGGCATTCTGTGCAGGAATTTTATACGTGAACAAGATACTGCCTGCAGGATTTATTCCGAACGAGGATCAGAGTACCATTTATGCGATTATCCAGACGCCTCCGGGTTCTACACTTGAGAAAACCAACGAAGTTTCCAGACGTCTTCAGAAAATTTGTGAAGAAGTGGACGGAATAGAGTCGGTATCATCCCTGGCCGGTTATGAGATCATGACCGAGGGACGTGGTTCCAACGCCGGTACCTGTCTGATCAACCTGAAACCCTGGCACGAACGTGACAAAAACGTTAAAGAGATCATGGAAGAACTGGAAGAAGAAACTAGAGGCCTAGGTGCTGTGGTTGAATTCTTTGAACCACCGGCCATTCCTGGGTTTGGTACTTCCGGTGGTTTCTCTATGCGTTTGCTGGATAAAACTACTGATACAGATTACAGCGAATTTGATAAGATCAACAAAAAGTTCATGTCCGATCTGGCCAAACGTCCGGAGCTTACCGGTTTGTTCACCTTTTTCGCCGCCAATTATCCCCAATACGAGCTGCAGATTGATAACAAGCTGGCCATGCAAAAAGGTGTATCCATCGGAAAGGCCATGGATAACCTCAACATCATGATCGGTAGTACGTACGAACAAGGATTTACCCGGTTCAACCAGTTTTTCAAAGTTTATGTACAGTCTGACCCAAGTTTCAGAAGACTTCCATCGGATCTGTTAAAGCTTTTCGTTAAAAACGAGGCCGGGGAAATGGTTCCTTACTCATCGTTCATGACGCTCAAAAAAGGACAGGGACCCAACGAGATTACCCGTTTTAACTTGTATAATTCCGCAGCCATCCAGGGCCTTCCTGCCAAAGGATATACCACAGCCGATGCCATCCAGGCGATACGGGAAGTTGCAGCCAAAACATTGCCCAAAGGATATGACATCGCTTTCGAAGGTCTCTCGTATGACGAATCGATCCGCGGGAATGAGTCGCTCGTGGTATTCCTGATTGTACTGGCGTTTGTATACTTTGTGCTGGCGGCTCAGTATGAAAGTTTTATTATACCGTTTGCGGTGGTGTTATCGCTGCCGGTTGGGGTATTCGGGTCTTTCCTGCTGCTGAAAATGATGGGGCTTGAAAACAACATTTACGCGCAGATCGGCCTCATCATGCTTGTCGGTTTGTTAGGTAAAAATGCCGTATTGATCGTAGAGTTTGCCGTCCAGAAGCGGCACCAGGGAGAAACCATCCTCAATGCCGCCATCGAAGGGGCCAAGGTTCGTTTCCGGCCTATCCTCATGACCTCGTTCGCGTTCGTTGCCGGTCTGATACCGCTGATCATTGCTTCCGGAGCCGGTGCGATAGGAAACCGGACCATTGGTGCGTCGGCGATGGGCGGAATGTTATTCGGTACCATTTTCGGGGTAATTATCATTCCGGGACTTTACGTCATATTCGGCACGTTGGCCGACGGCAGAAAATTGATCAAGGATGAAGAAGACGGCTCATTGTCTGAGCAGTTCGTTCATGCAGTTGACGCTTTCCCCCAAACACAAGAAACTCAAAATGATGCGCAATAA
- a CDS encoding efflux RND transporter periplasmic adaptor subunit has product MKKVLMIIGLCASLFATSCESKKEEKEEETKFLVTSPIEKDTIVDKDYVCQIRAISHIELRALEKGYLQKIYVDEGQHVKQGQLMFQIMPMLYEAEQQKAQAEANFAEVEYKNTKALADSNIVSKNELAMAKAKLDKAKAELSLSSVHLGFTQIKAPFNGIMDHFQVRLGSLVDEGDLLTTLSDNSKMWVYFNVPEAEYLNYQNGLKSNNKEVVKLRMANNELFDHSGIVETIEADFNNETGNIAFRATFPNPKGLLRHGETGNIVITTPLKHALIIPQKATFEVLEKKYVYVLDKDGKIRSREIKVGAELPHIFVVSSGLKPSDKILLEGLRQVQENEKIHYTFVKPDSVISHLSLYAE; this is encoded by the coding sequence ATGAAGAAAGTTCTCATGATCATTGGTTTGTGTGCATCATTATTCGCGACAAGCTGTGAATCAAAAAAAGAAGAAAAGGAAGAAGAAACCAAATTTCTTGTAACCAGTCCCATCGAAAAAGATACCATCGTAGACAAAGACTACGTTTGTCAGATCCGTGCCATCAGCCATATTGAATTACGGGCGCTGGAAAAAGGCTATCTGCAGAAAATTTATGTTGATGAAGGCCAGCATGTGAAACAGGGCCAGCTGATGTTCCAGATTATGCCGATGCTGTATGAAGCGGAGCAGCAAAAAGCACAGGCCGAAGCCAATTTCGCCGAAGTAGAATACAAAAACACCAAGGCACTTGCTGACAGCAATATTGTTTCCAAAAATGAGCTGGCAATGGCCAAAGCAAAACTGGATAAGGCCAAAGCAGAGTTGTCTCTCTCATCGGTACACCTGGGTTTTACACAGATCAAAGCACCGTTCAACGGCATCATGGATCATTTCCAGGTGAGGCTGGGAAGCCTTGTTGACGAAGGCGATTTGCTGACCACCCTGTCGGACAACAGTAAAATGTGGGTTTATTTCAATGTGCCTGAAGCAGAATACCTCAATTACCAGAATGGCCTGAAATCCAACAATAAAGAAGTTGTTAAGCTGAGAATGGCTAACAACGAGTTGTTTGACCATTCAGGAATCGTGGAAACCATTGAGGCGGATTTTAACAATGAAACCGGTAACATCGCTTTCCGTGCAACATTTCCTAATCCAAAGGGATTGCTCAGACATGGGGAAACCGGTAATATCGTGATCACCACACCACTCAAACACGCATTGATTATCCCTCAAAAGGCCACTTTCGAGGTACTGGAAAAGAAATATGTTTATGTTCTGGACAAAGACGGCAAGATACGGTCCAGGGAAATCAAAGTGGGTGCAGAGCTGCCGCACATTTTTGTAGTGAGCAGTGGCTTGAAACCATCTGACAAAATCCTTCTGGAAGGCTTGCGCCAGGTACAGGAAAACGAAAAAATACACTACACTTTCGTAAAGCCTGATTCTGTTATCTCCCATTTAAGCCTGTATGCCGAATAA
- a CDS encoding PepSY-associated TM helix domain-containing protein: protein MKLKGLSPRLYNITFNTHTVSGIVISFALYVIFFAGAFTLFKEEFYRWENPAARQRLSEQVDYDKVLKAIKKKTPRFDLAEDITIVTASEERPIVNIYGHLTVPKGKPEEHYYVTYYPSSNEFSQEEKTTIGETLYRLHFFDQIPFLGRYLSGFVALFFAFAVVTGLMIHWQNILTKFHGFSLKGSLKNLWTSAHTVFGLLGLPFQLMYAITGAYYMLSFLVLLPVVMVFYGGDQEKAISEIVAERAMAVSESSPFASQHLSINGLLEKVKTQNPELELHYLRIKHYDRQDGILSASLKNSRTFAGDGSISLRLADGKVISDLLPGKRTYAQSVLFGISRLHFATFGGMVLKTIYFLLAMFTCFVIISGVLLWKEARNKKSYTEKQRRFHHRVTMWYLAISFGLFPATAVLFSAELLVPDLESHVFVVRTAFFVSWLLLTIAGLFFKNESGITRFYLLIGGLLSIFVPFANGFATGDWIFMTWPKGLYHLALTDTFWMITGVVSLLLAVSSKKVKKAGKKASVVAVTGS from the coding sequence ATGAAGCTAAAAGGCTTATCCCCGAGACTCTACAATATTACCTTTAACACACATACTGTTTCAGGTATCGTCATCAGTTTTGCTCTGTACGTGATCTTTTTTGCAGGTGCTTTTACGCTCTTCAAAGAAGAGTTTTACCGGTGGGAGAATCCGGCAGCACGGCAAAGACTTTCGGAACAAGTCGATTACGATAAAGTACTGAAAGCCATCAAGAAGAAAACGCCCCGGTTTGATCTCGCCGAAGATATCACCATCGTTACTGCATCCGAAGAAAGGCCCATTGTAAATATTTACGGCCATCTGACGGTACCGAAAGGAAAGCCTGAGGAACATTATTACGTTACCTATTACCCTTCCAGCAACGAATTTTCCCAGGAAGAAAAAACAACCATTGGCGAAACCTTATACCGGCTGCATTTCTTTGACCAGATCCCGTTTCTGGGAAGATACCTATCAGGGTTTGTAGCGCTATTTTTTGCTTTTGCAGTAGTCACCGGGCTGATGATCCATTGGCAGAATATCCTTACCAAATTTCACGGATTTTCCCTGAAAGGCTCTTTAAAAAACCTCTGGACAAGTGCACATACCGTTTTTGGATTATTAGGCCTTCCTTTCCAGCTCATGTACGCTATTACCGGTGCTTATTATATGCTTTCGTTCCTTGTGCTGTTGCCTGTGGTGATGGTATTTTATGGTGGTGACCAGGAAAAGGCCATCAGCGAGATCGTTGCAGAACGTGCCATGGCGGTGAGCGAAAGCTCCCCTTTTGCAAGCCAACACCTAAGCATCAACGGTTTGCTGGAAAAAGTAAAGACGCAGAACCCGGAGCTGGAATTACACTACCTCCGAATCAAACATTATGACCGGCAGGATGGCATTTTATCTGCGTCACTTAAAAACAGCAGAACATTTGCGGGAGACGGTTCTATCTCGCTTAGGTTAGCCGACGGAAAGGTAATTTCTGACCTCCTGCCAGGTAAGAGAACCTATGCCCAATCGGTACTTTTTGGAATTTCCAGACTTCATTTTGCTACTTTCGGGGGGATGGTGCTGAAAACCATTTATTTTTTGCTGGCAATGTTTACCTGCTTCGTTATCATCAGCGGGGTACTGCTATGGAAAGAAGCCCGGAATAAAAAAAGTTATACCGAAAAACAAAGGCGTTTTCATCACAGGGTTACCATGTGGTATCTGGCTATTTCTTTCGGCCTTTTCCCGGCCACTGCGGTTTTATTCAGTGCCGAACTGCTGGTGCCCGACCTGGAAAGCCACGTATTTGTAGTCCGGACCGCATTTTTCGTTTCCTGGCTCTTGCTGACGATCGCTGGATTATTTTTCAAAAACGAGTCAGGAATCACAAGATTTTATCTGCTCATCGGTGGACTGCTTTCCATCTTCGTCCCGTTTGCAAACGGATTTGCCACAGGCGACTGGATTTTCATGACCTGGCCCAAAGGGCTTTATCACCTCGCTCTCACAGATACCTTTTGGATGATAACCGGCGTTGTTTCTTTACTGCTGGCGGTATCGTCCAAAAAGGTGAAAAAGGCTGGAAAGAAAGCTTCCGTGGTTGCCGTGACAGGTTCGTAA
- a CDS encoding TolC family protein, which produces MRNKRILNRAWIILMVLIYTGCTVPPMVRKNENRTTPVSYNGSQDSTNTGKVSWKNYFTDPYLTALIDTAFKNNQELNITLQEIEIAKQEIRTRKGEYLPFVGLGGGAGLEKLGRYTNMGASEATTDIKPGKEMPEPLPDLKVAAFARWEVDIWHKLRNAKKAAVNRYLASIEGKNFMMTNLIAEIANSYYELLALDRQLAIIQQNIEIQNNALKVVRMEKEATRVTELAVRRFEAQVLNTQSLQYDIKQRITVTENRINFLLGRYPQPVQRSTQDFETLAPVITQAGIPSQLLENRPDVKQAEQALTAAKLDIEVARANFYPSLGLSATFGLQAFSPTYIAKLPESLLFTIAGDLAGPLINKNAIKANYASANARQIQAVYNYERTILNAYIEVANQLSNISNLASSYDLKAKEVQALNQSITISNGLFRSARADYMEVLLTQRDALESRFDLIETKMEQMHATVNIYRALGGGWN; this is translated from the coding sequence ATGCGCAATAAAAGAATATTGAACCGAGCCTGGATCATACTAATGGTCCTGATCTATACCGGGTGCACTGTGCCGCCGATGGTTCGCAAAAATGAAAACAGAACTACCCCTGTGAGCTATAACGGCTCACAGGACTCTACCAACACAGGAAAAGTGAGCTGGAAGAATTACTTCACCGATCCTTACCTGACCGCGTTGATAGACACTGCTTTTAAAAATAACCAGGAGCTGAACATTACCTTGCAGGAAATTGAGATTGCTAAGCAGGAAATCAGGACAAGAAAAGGGGAATACCTTCCCTTTGTTGGCCTGGGTGGCGGAGCAGGCCTCGAAAAACTGGGACGCTACACCAACATGGGTGCCAGCGAAGCTACAACCGACATCAAACCTGGTAAAGAAATGCCTGAGCCTCTCCCCGATCTGAAGGTAGCTGCTTTTGCAAGATGGGAAGTGGATATCTGGCACAAGCTGAGGAATGCAAAAAAAGCCGCCGTGAACCGGTACCTGGCATCTATAGAAGGAAAAAACTTCATGATGACCAACCTGATCGCCGAAATCGCGAATTCCTATTACGAACTGCTCGCCCTGGATCGTCAGTTGGCTATTATCCAGCAGAACATCGAAATCCAGAACAATGCCCTGAAAGTAGTTCGTATGGAGAAGGAAGCCACAAGAGTAACCGAACTTGCCGTACGTCGGTTTGAAGCGCAGGTACTCAATACCCAAAGTCTTCAGTATGATATCAAACAGCGGATCACAGTAACCGAAAACAGGATCAACTTCCTGCTGGGCCGGTATCCTCAACCCGTTCAGCGAAGTACTCAGGATTTCGAAACGCTGGCCCCGGTGATCACGCAGGCCGGTATTCCTTCACAACTACTGGAAAACCGCCCAGACGTAAAACAAGCTGAACAGGCGCTAACAGCCGCCAAGCTGGACATAGAAGTGGCGCGTGCCAACTTCTATCCCTCTCTGGGCCTTTCAGCCACGTTTGGCCTGCAGGCATTCAGCCCTACCTATATTGCTAAATTACCGGAATCATTACTCTTTACGATTGCAGGCGATCTGGCAGGGCCGCTGATCAACAAAAATGCGATCAAGGCCAACTACGCCAGTGCAAATGCCCGGCAGATACAGGCTGTTTATAATTACGAACGGACCATCTTAAATGCGTACATAGAGGTAGCCAACCAGCTGTCTAACATCAGCAACCTGGCCAGCAGTTATGATCTGAAAGCAAAAGAAGTACAGGCACTTAACCAGTCTATCACCATTTCCAACGGCCTGTTCCGTTCGGCACGTGCGGATTATATGGAGGTATTACTGACGCAGCGGGATGCACTGGAGTCAAGATTTGACCTGATCGAAACCAAGATGGAGCAAATGCACGCCACTGTTAACATTTACAGAGCCTTAGGAGGAGGATGGAACTGA
- a CDS encoding right-handed parallel beta-helix repeat-containing protein: MISLLSILSARCQTLSLNDFGIRPDTYENVTPVIQKIIEETVRSKQTKLVFAKGRYDFWPDGAIRAPYFVSNTSTEEEDSSKVKTIGMLFKNAKNLTIEGNGSLFVFHGKMTTIVLDHCENVKLQNIKVDFERPTMSEMRYVSGTGKGVNLEIHPDAKYNINDGKLVFYGEGWKTTHFHAVAYDTTLKTMRYADWKVFNSSKATEIRRNLVHFDTPESFQPVYGNILTVRDIIRDQVGMFILESKNITLEDVGMHYMHGLGIVSQYTENITMRRVSCAPRPETKRVISSSADFMHFSGCRGKVSIENSRFEGAHDDPVNVHGTNLRIVGKPASNRLKLRFMHGQSYGFNAFFPGDTVAFVHAASMLRFAPGIVRSVERLSDREVTVTFKSDVPADLEPDDCVENMSWTPEVLIRGNYFTRTNTRGILLTTPRKAIIENNTFFRTGMSAVLIEADAEGWYESGPVRDVTIRNNEFIDCAYQGGPGNAVIAIHPSNRVADVKKPVHFNIRIENNTFKVFDYPVLYVKSTQGIRFENNSVVRTNTLPAKSDNKKMFYFNGCSEVQISGTKLIGDVLGKNIKMENMPKTNVKVTGGDLIIE, encoded by the coding sequence ATGATTTCATTGCTTTCGATCTTGTCAGCAAGGTGCCAGACCCTGTCCTTAAATGATTTTGGTATCCGCCCCGATACCTATGAAAACGTGACTCCCGTGATACAGAAGATCATTGAGGAAACTGTCCGAAGCAAGCAAACAAAGCTGGTTTTTGCAAAAGGCCGTTATGATTTCTGGCCCGATGGCGCGATCCGCGCCCCATACTTCGTCTCAAACACCTCCACCGAAGAGGAAGATTCGTCCAAGGTGAAAACCATCGGTATGTTGTTTAAAAATGCCAAAAACCTGACCATAGAAGGCAATGGTTCATTATTCGTTTTCCATGGAAAAATGACAACTATCGTTCTGGACCATTGTGAAAATGTGAAACTTCAGAATATTAAAGTGGATTTCGAGCGCCCCACGATGTCGGAAATGCGTTATGTTTCCGGCACGGGTAAGGGCGTTAATCTGGAAATTCATCCCGATGCAAAATATAATATTAACGATGGAAAACTGGTATTCTACGGTGAAGGCTGGAAGACTACCCATTTTCACGCCGTAGCTTATGATACAACCCTGAAAACCATGCGCTACGCCGACTGGAAGGTTTTCAACAGCAGTAAAGCCACCGAAATCCGCCGTAATCTGGTTCATTTTGACACGCCAGAATCTTTTCAGCCAGTATACGGTAACATACTCACCGTCAGGGATATTATCCGTGATCAGGTGGGAATGTTTATTCTGGAAAGTAAGAACATCACGCTTGAAGATGTCGGAATGCATTACATGCACGGCCTTGGGATCGTCAGCCAGTATACCGAAAACATCACGATGCGGCGTGTCAGCTGCGCACCCAGACCGGAAACGAAACGGGTGATCAGCTCATCTGCTGATTTCATGCATTTTTCGGGATGCCGCGGAAAAGTAAGTATCGAAAACAGCCGGTTTGAAGGAGCCCATGACGACCCGGTGAATGTCCACGGGACCAATCTGCGCATTGTGGGAAAACCTGCCTCCAACCGCCTCAAACTTCGATTCATGCATGGACAGAGTTATGGATTCAATGCTTTTTTCCCGGGAGATACCGTAGCATTTGTCCATGCGGCATCCATGCTACGGTTTGCACCAGGTATAGTTAGATCGGTAGAAAGACTCTCAGACCGCGAAGTGACCGTGACATTTAAAAGCGATGTCCCTGCAGATCTTGAACCGGATGATTGCGTCGAAAATATGTCATGGACACCTGAGGTACTGATCAGGGGCAACTATTTTACCCGGACAAATACCCGCGGCATTTTGCTGACTACTCCCCGGAAGGCTATCATTGAGAACAACACATTTTTCAGGACCGGCATGAGCGCCGTGCTTATCGAGGCCGATGCAGAAGGATGGTATGAATCAGGTCCAGTTCGTGACGTTACCATCCGGAACAACGAATTTATTGACTGTGCCTATCAGGGAGGACCCGGCAATGCCGTTATTGCTATTCATCCTTCCAACCGGGTTGCTGACGTAAAAAAGCCGGTTCATTTTAATATCAGGATCGAAAACAATACTTTCAAAGTCTTCGATTACCCTGTATTGTATGTCAAAAGCACGCAGGGAATCCGTTTTGAAAACAATTCGGTTGTTAGAACCAACACGCTGCCGGCAAAGTCTGATAATAAAAAAATGTTTTATTTCAATGGCTGCTCCGAAGTACAGATTAGCGGAACGAAATTAATCGGGGATGTTTTGGGTAAAAATATCAAAATGGAAAACATGCCGAAAACCAACGTAAAAGTTACCGGAGGAGACCTGATAATCGAATAG